A region from the Pelobates fuscus isolate aPelFus1 chromosome 1, aPelFus1.pri, whole genome shotgun sequence genome encodes:
- the LOC134601667 gene encoding oocyte zinc finger protein XlCOF7.1-like produces the protein MFSKETVNINPKPFSCSECGKCFVTTAEFVSHQRTHTGEKPFSCSVCGNSFSQHAKLVRHQRTHTGEKPFSCSECGKCFVTKAELLRHQRTHSGEKPFSCSECGKSFISKAHIVRHQRIHTGEKPFSCSECGRTFFTYPELVRHQRTHTGEKPFSCSECEKCFLTKANLLRHQRTHSGEKPFSCSECGKSFITKTEIVRHQRTHTGERPFSCSECEKCFFTNKELVRHQRTHTGEKPFSCSECEKCFLTKAELLRHHRTHSGEKPFSCSECSKSFITKAAIVRHQRTHTGEKPFSCSECGNTFFTYAELDRHQRTHTGEKLFSCSECGKCFGYRSNLVTHQRTHTGEKPFSCSECGKCFVQHSDLVSHQRTHTGEKPFSCSECGKCFGRHSECVNHQRTHTGEKPFSCSECGKCFGRHSNLVTHQRIHTGEKPFSCSECGKCFGRHPELVRHQRTHTGEKPFSCSECGKCFGRHSNLVTHQRIHTGEKPFSCSECGKCFGHHSNFVIHQRIHTGEKLFSCSECGKCFVQHSELVSHQRTHTGEKLFSCSECGKCFGHRSNLVTHQRTHTGEKPFSCSECEKCFGRHSNLVKHQRTHTERSLSNVVNVGNVLPVNQSFK, from the coding sequence ATGTTCTCAAAGGAGACAGTAAACATAAACcccaaacctttctcatgttcggaatgtggaaaatgttttgtcaccaCTGCAGAgtttgtcagtcatcagagaactcacacaggagagaaaccgttctcgtgTTCTGTATGTGGAAATAGTTTTAGTCAACATGCAAAACTTGttagacatcagagaactcacacaggagagaagcccttctcatgttctgaatgtggaaaatgttttgttacTAAAGCAGAACTtctccgtcatcagagaactcactcaggagagaaacctttctcatgttcggaATGTGGGAAAAGTTTCATCAGCAAAGCACACATAGTCCGtcatcagagaattcacacaggagagaagccattctcatgttctgaatgtggaagaACATTTTTCACCTACCCAgagcttgtccgtcatcagagaactcacacaggagagaaaccattctcatgttctgaatgtgaaaaatgttttctCACTAAAGCAAATCTtctccgtcatcagagaactcattcaggagagaaacctttctcatgttcggaATGTGGGAAAAGTTTCATCACCAAAACTGAgattgtccgtcatcagagaactcacacaggagagaggccattctcatgttctgaatgtgaaaaatgttttttcactaacAAGgagcttgtccgtcatcagagaactcacacaggagagaaaccattctcatgttctgaatgtgaaaaatgttttcttACTAAAGCAGAACTTCTCCGTCATCATAGAACTCattcaggagagaaacctttctcatgttcggaATGTAGTAAAAGTTTCATCACCAAAGCAGCgattgtccgtcatcagagaactcacacaggagagaagccattctcatgttctgaatgtgggaataCATTTTTCACCTACGCAGAGCTTgaccgtcatcagagaactcacacaggagagaaactgtTCTCTTGTTCTGAATGCGGAAAATGTTTTGGATACCGTTCAAATCTTGTTacgcatcagagaactcacacaggagagaaaccattctcatgttctgaatgcggaAAATGTTTTGTTCAACATTCAGaccttgtcagtcatcagagaactcacacaggagagaagcccttctcatgttctgaatgtggaaaatgttttgggcgaCATTCAGAATGTGTcaatcatcagagaactcacacaggagagaagcccttctcatgttctgaatgtggaaaatgttttgggcgacattcaaatcttgttacacatcagagaattcacacaggagagaaaccattctcatgttctgaatgcggaAAATGTTTTGGGCGACATCCGGaacttgtccgtcatcagagaactcacacaggagagaagcccttttcatgttctgaatgtggaaaatgttttgggcgacattcaaatcttgttacacatcagagaattcacacaggagagaaaccattctcatgttctgaatgcggaAAATGTTTTGGACACCATTCAAATTTTGTTATacatcagagaattcacacaggagaaaaactgttctcatgttctgaatgcggaAAATGTTTTGTTCAACATTCAgaacttgtcagtcatcagagaactcacacaggagagaaactgttctcatgttctgaatgcggaAAATGTTTTGGACACCGTTCAAATCTTGttacacatcagagaactcacacaggagagaaaccattctcatgttctgaatgtgaaaaatgttttgggcGACATTCAAATCTTGTtaaacatcagagaactcacaccgaGAGAAGCCTTTCTAATGTAGTAAATGTGGGGAATGTTTTGCCAGTAAATCAGAgctttaaataa